From a region of the Candidatus Eisenbacteria bacterium genome:
- a CDS encoding 3-dehydroquinate dehydratase — MARDVWVLHGPNLGLLGRREPRLYGKETLESIDRRLVKLGEALGLRVASFQTNHEGALIDRLTMAMDEVDGCLLNPAAFSHTSLALADTLRSMTIPVVEVHMTNLYARERERQESVTGSAATGVIMGFGPASYELGLHALAAMVGGARGQGKRR; from the coding sequence ATGGCCCGCGACGTCTGGGTGCTTCACGGACCGAACCTGGGTCTCCTCGGCCGCCGGGAGCCCCGTCTCTACGGCAAGGAGACGCTCGAATCGATCGACAGGCGTCTCGTGAAGCTGGGCGAGGCCCTCGGCCTCCGGGTCGCATCGTTCCAGACGAATCACGAGGGCGCGCTCATCGATCGGCTCACGATGGCCATGGACGAAGTCGACGGCTGCCTTCTCAATCCCGCCGCCTTCAGCCATACGAGCCTCGCGCTGGCGGATACGCTGCGATCGATGACGATCCCGGTCGTGGAAGTCCACATGACCAACCTCTACGCGCGCGAGCGGGAACGCCAGGAGAGCGTGACGGGGAGCGCCGCGACGGGCGTGATCATGGGATTCGGCCCCGCGAGCTACGAGCTCGGTCTCCACGCGCTCGCCGCGATGGTCGGGGGCGCGCGCGGCCAGGGCAAGCGTCGATGA